A genomic stretch from Pieris napi chromosome 18, ilPieNapi1.2, whole genome shotgun sequence includes:
- the LOC125058366 gene encoding uncharacterized protein LOC125058366 isoform X2 gives MASSAESAAAPIENEAGPSTSHSVESGSNFEDDLYVCRHLYVGEILPMYNLPRLVRQLGTREQCLAFAEEHGLILANKMCRVHRQLMRLDLTANTTVGAFVCSRGSCRAKSRTSRATGTWFEKSGLLLPRIFYLIYCFAHRKSHEEAVFDDPLRDETNTCLSRATITDWYSYCREVIVIYYLETQQIKGKIGGPGKIVQIDESKFGRRKYNKGRRVEGHWVLGMIEDGSEDLRLEVCPDNVRSAEVLVPLIKKHVEVGTTIHTDCWRAYDCLAEHGYHHKKVNHSDPDNPFVAADGTHTQRIESQWRVVKRFFYKDNYNHPQNFGDVIVEYLWRRNIMKNKKDPFIQLIEAIKYIYKP, from the exons ATGGCGTCGTCTGCCGAATCTGCCGCCGCTCCTATTGAAAACGAAG CTGGGCCATCCACTTCTCACTCTGTGGAGTCAGGCTCCAATTTTGAAGATGACCTCTATGTGTGCCGGCATTTATATGTGGGCGAAATATTGCCTATGTACAATTTACCTCGGCTTGTCAGGCAACTGGGAACCCGGGAGCAGTGTTTGGCTTTTGCTGAAGAGCATGGGCTCATTTTAGCCAACAAAATGTGCCGTGTACACCGCCAGCTGATGCGCCTGGATTTGACGGCTAACACCACAGTTGGGGCCTTTGTATGTAGCAGAGGGAGCTGTAGAGCCAAGTCCCGTACATCAAGGGCCACAGGAACATGGTTCGAGAAATCAGGGTTGCTATTGCCaaggatattttatttaatatactgtTTTGCACATCGCAAGTCCCACGAAGAGGCCGTATTCGATGATCCTCTTCGTGACGAAACAAATACATGCTTGTCCAGGGCCACCATCACAGACTGGTACAGTTATTGTCGAGaagttattgtaatttattatttagagaCTCAAcaaataaaaggaaaaatagGTGGCCCTGGAAAAATTGTACAAATTGACGAAAGCAAATTCGGCCGgcgcaaatataataaag gaAGACGAGTTGAAGGGCACTGGGTCCTAGGAATGATTGAAGATGGAAGCGAGGACTTGCGCTTGGAGGTGTGCCCGGACAATGTGCGGTCTGCAGAGGTCCTGGTGCCCCTGATAAAAAAGCACGTGGAAGTGGGCACCACAATCCACACAGATTGCTGGCGTGCTTACGATTGTCTGGCAGAGCACGGCTATCACCATAAAAAGGTCAATCATAGTGACCCGGACAATCCATTCGTTGCAGCAGATGGGACTCACACTCAACGTATTGAGTCCCAATGGCGTGTCGTGAAAAGGTTTTTCTATAAAGACAATTACAACCATCCCCAAAACTTTGGGGATGTGATTGTGGAGTATTTGTGGAGaagaaatattatgaaaaataaaaaagatccGTTTATCCAATTAATTGAggcaattaaatatatatacaaaccTTAA
- the LOC125058366 gene encoding uncharacterized protein LOC125058366 isoform X1 — translation MYVCFAGPFIIFGSLIMSLFLAGPSTSHSVESGSNFEDDLYVCRHLYVGEILPMYNLPRLVRQLGTREQCLAFAEEHGLILANKMCRVHRQLMRLDLTANTTVGAFVCSRGSCRAKSRTSRATGTWFEKSGLLLPRIFYLIYCFAHRKSHEEAVFDDPLRDETNTCLSRATITDWYSYCREVIVIYYLETQQIKGKIGGPGKIVQIDESKFGRRKYNKGRRVEGHWVLGMIEDGSEDLRLEVCPDNVRSAEVLVPLIKKHVEVGTTIHTDCWRAYDCLAEHGYHHKKVNHSDPDNPFVAADGTHTQRIESQWRVVKRFFYKDNYNHPQNFGDVIVEYLWRRNIMKNKKDPFIQLIEAIKYIYKP, via the exons atgtatgtatgtttcgCGGGACCTTTCATCATTTTTGGTTCATTAATCATGTCTTTATTTTTAGCTGGGCCATCCACTTCTCACTCTGTGGAGTCAGGCTCCAATTTTGAAGATGACCTCTATGTGTGCCGGCATTTATATGTGGGCGAAATATTGCCTATGTACAATTTACCTCGGCTTGTCAGGCAACTGGGAACCCGGGAGCAGTGTTTGGCTTTTGCTGAAGAGCATGGGCTCATTTTAGCCAACAAAATGTGCCGTGTACACCGCCAGCTGATGCGCCTGGATTTGACGGCTAACACCACAGTTGGGGCCTTTGTATGTAGCAGAGGGAGCTGTAGAGCCAAGTCCCGTACATCAAGGGCCACAGGAACATGGTTCGAGAAATCAGGGTTGCTATTGCCaaggatattttatttaatatactgtTTTGCACATCGCAAGTCCCACGAAGAGGCCGTATTCGATGATCCTCTTCGTGACGAAACAAATACATGCTTGTCCAGGGCCACCATCACAGACTGGTACAGTTATTGTCGAGaagttattgtaatttattatttagagaCTCAAcaaataaaaggaaaaatagGTGGCCCTGGAAAAATTGTACAAATTGACGAAAGCAAATTCGGCCGgcgcaaatataataaag gaAGACGAGTTGAAGGGCACTGGGTCCTAGGAATGATTGAAGATGGAAGCGAGGACTTGCGCTTGGAGGTGTGCCCGGACAATGTGCGGTCTGCAGAGGTCCTGGTGCCCCTGATAAAAAAGCACGTGGAAGTGGGCACCACAATCCACACAGATTGCTGGCGTGCTTACGATTGTCTGGCAGAGCACGGCTATCACCATAAAAAGGTCAATCATAGTGACCCGGACAATCCATTCGTTGCAGCAGATGGGACTCACACTCAACGTATTGAGTCCCAATGGCGTGTCGTGAAAAGGTTTTTCTATAAAGACAATTACAACCATCCCCAAAACTTTGGGGATGTGATTGTGGAGTATTTGTGGAGaagaaatattatgaaaaataaaaaagatccGTTTATCCAATTAATTGAggcaattaaatatatatacaaaccTTAA
- the LOC125058353 gene encoding protein ANTAGONIST OF LIKE HETEROCHROMATIN PROTEIN 1-like isoform X2 gives MIRQNHRARHWKKKIEKKREVRFWIHPILEKREEYGAFHTLVKNQLREDEDKFYNYFRMQKTTFDNLLQKLSQELKHQDTFMRESISPAERLAVTLRYLATGDTFTDLYYSYRIGIKTISCIVREVCHYIWLELYKEYMKMPSKEDWLHIASKFQESSNFPLCLGAVDGKHIRLIKPIDSGSMFLNYKHFFSIVLMAVVDSDYNFIFVDVGAYGKECDSSVFKETPFWKNLTNNGLNLPDATRLPGIDYDLPYVFVADEAFALHYHLLRPFGGHQLDQLKRTFNYRLTRARRFVECAFGILSNKWRIFHRPMNVSIDLAVDIVKTCCVLQNFIHKQENFQFHNASENESTLDSESELIQLPITNAVRGSLAANEVRNRFAQYFVSNEGRLSYQNNYA, from the exons ATGATACGGCAAAATCACCGCGCGAGACATTG gaaaaagaaaatagaaaaaaaaagggAAGTAAGGTTTTGGATACATCCGATTTTAGAAAAAAGGGAGGAATATGGCGCGTTTCATACACTTGTCAAGAATCAATTGAGAGAAGATGAAGACaagttttacaattattttagaatgCAGAAAACTACATTCGACAACTTGCTCCAAAAATTATCCCAGGAACTAAAACATCAAGATACTTTTATGCGAGAGAGTATATCGCCCGCAGAAAGATTGGCTGTAACTCTGAG gTATCTAGCAACAGGAGATACCTTTACTGACCTATACTACAGCTATAGAATTGGAATAAAAACCATAAGTTGCATCGTACGTGAAGTATGCCACTACATTTGGTTAGAACTGTATAAAGAATATATGAAAATGCCATCTAAAGAAGACTGGCTACACATTGCAAGCAAATTTCAAGAATCTTCCAACTTCCCGCTGTGCTTAGGAGCGGTCGATGGAAAACACATCAGACTTATTAAGCCAATTGATAGTGGCtcgatgtttttaaattacaaacattttttttctatagtttTGATGGCAGTAGTAGATAGCGATTACAACTTTATATTTGTTGACGTTGGCGCCTACGGAAAGGAGTGTGATTCCAGTGTGTTTAAAGAGACCCCATTTtggaaaaatttaacaaacaacGGATTAAATCTACCCGATGCAACACGTTTGCCTGGAATTGACTACGATTTGCCATATGTGTTCGTTGCGGACGAAGCCTTTGCTTTGCATTATCACTTGCTTCGTCCATTTGGTGGTCATCAGCTTGATCAATTAAAACGTACATTTAACTACAGACTCACAAGAGCGCGAAGATTTGTTGAATGTGCGTTTGGCATTTTATCCAATAAATGGCGAATTTTTCACCGGCCAATGAATGTGTCCATCGATTTGGCAGTTGATATTGTGAAAACATGTTGTgttttgcaaaattttatacataagcAGGAAAACTTTCAGTTTCACAATGCGAGTGAAAATGAGTCCACCCTTGATTCAGAATCGGAACTAATCCAGTTACCTATCACGAATGCAGTTCGCGGAAGTTTGGCGGCTAATGAAGTTCGCAACAGATTTgcacaatattttgtatctaaCGAAGGTCGCCTCTCCTATCAAAACAACTATGCATaa
- the LOC125058353 gene encoding protein ANTAGONIST OF LIKE HETEROCHROMATIN PROTEIN 1-like isoform X1 — MNFLTKKKIIVAYYIYRKKKIEKKREVRFWIHPILEKREEYGAFHTLVKNQLREDEDKFYNYFRMQKTTFDNLLQKLSQELKHQDTFMRESISPAERLAVTLRYLATGDTFTDLYYSYRIGIKTISCIVREVCHYIWLELYKEYMKMPSKEDWLHIASKFQESSNFPLCLGAVDGKHIRLIKPIDSGSMFLNYKHFFSIVLMAVVDSDYNFIFVDVGAYGKECDSSVFKETPFWKNLTNNGLNLPDATRLPGIDYDLPYVFVADEAFALHYHLLRPFGGHQLDQLKRTFNYRLTRARRFVECAFGILSNKWRIFHRPMNVSIDLAVDIVKTCCVLQNFIHKQENFQFHNASENESTLDSESELIQLPITNAVRGSLAANEVRNRFAQYFVSNEGRLSYQNNYA; from the exons ATGAATTTTCTTACgaaaaaaaagattatagttgcttattacatatataggaaaaagaaaatagaaaaaaaaagggAAGTAAGGTTTTGGATACATCCGATTTTAGAAAAAAGGGAGGAATATGGCGCGTTTCATACACTTGTCAAGAATCAATTGAGAGAAGATGAAGACaagttttacaattattttagaatgCAGAAAACTACATTCGACAACTTGCTCCAAAAATTATCCCAGGAACTAAAACATCAAGATACTTTTATGCGAGAGAGTATATCGCCCGCAGAAAGATTGGCTGTAACTCTGAG gTATCTAGCAACAGGAGATACCTTTACTGACCTATACTACAGCTATAGAATTGGAATAAAAACCATAAGTTGCATCGTACGTGAAGTATGCCACTACATTTGGTTAGAACTGTATAAAGAATATATGAAAATGCCATCTAAAGAAGACTGGCTACACATTGCAAGCAAATTTCAAGAATCTTCCAACTTCCCGCTGTGCTTAGGAGCGGTCGATGGAAAACACATCAGACTTATTAAGCCAATTGATAGTGGCtcgatgtttttaaattacaaacattttttttctatagtttTGATGGCAGTAGTAGATAGCGATTACAACTTTATATTTGTTGACGTTGGCGCCTACGGAAAGGAGTGTGATTCCAGTGTGTTTAAAGAGACCCCATTTtggaaaaatttaacaaacaacGGATTAAATCTACCCGATGCAACACGTTTGCCTGGAATTGACTACGATTTGCCATATGTGTTCGTTGCGGACGAAGCCTTTGCTTTGCATTATCACTTGCTTCGTCCATTTGGTGGTCATCAGCTTGATCAATTAAAACGTACATTTAACTACAGACTCACAAGAGCGCGAAGATTTGTTGAATGTGCGTTTGGCATTTTATCCAATAAATGGCGAATTTTTCACCGGCCAATGAATGTGTCCATCGATTTGGCAGTTGATATTGTGAAAACATGTTGTgttttgcaaaattttatacataagcAGGAAAACTTTCAGTTTCACAATGCGAGTGAAAATGAGTCCACCCTTGATTCAGAATCGGAACTAATCCAGTTACCTATCACGAATGCAGTTCGCGGAAGTTTGGCGGCTAATGAAGTTCGCAACAGATTTgcacaatattttgtatctaaCGAAGGTCGCCTCTCCTATCAAAACAACTATGCATaa
- the LOC125058377 gene encoding uncharacterized protein LOC125058377, translating to MNINQELLITLIQERPVIWDKTIDDYKNKRLKYDSWKEIFIHFQPTFEDLSGDEKNKFGQMVMKKWTNMKDSWIKYDKKINECKSGSSAKKIRKYMFYDEMMFLKKNVEHRKTDSNMTEHVHDSSLSNENFDSAVPNQSSSGYTERSETQRAKKKRKNELSEVDIRFMKFMDSAERDEKKKSRSMNFFMGIADTVDKFSDENMIDFQFQVISIIKNIQQRQCTQYIPTSRNQWDQGHQGYLSGTASSNAQSSTYGYSTAARSSYGISRPQTSSHDFGHGSGLEPIHYRPESQLSVHSVNAESISADSQVSIEDEFDFSTALE from the exons atgaacaTAAATcaagaattattaattacgttGATTCAAGAAAGGCCTGTAATATGGGATAAGACCATCGacgattataaaaataagcgGCTTAAATATGATTCCtggaaagaaatatttattcatttccaGCCCACATTTGAAGATTTAAGTGGTGATGAGAAAAACAAGTTTG ggCAAATGGTGATGAAGAAGTGGACCAATATGAAAGATAGCTGGATaaaatatgacaaaaaaattaatgaatgtaAGTCTGGTTCTTcagcaaaaaaaataagaaaatatatgttcTATGATGAAATGATGttcctaaaaaaaaatgttgagcATCGCAAGACCGATTCTAACATGACTGAACATGTTCATGATTCTAGCCTCAGTAATGAAAATTTTGATAGTGCAGTCCCGAATCAATCAAGCTCGGGATACACTGAACGGAGTGAGACGCAAAgggctaaaaaaaaaagaaaaaatgaacTAAGTGAAGTTGACATTAGGTTTATGAAGTTTATGGATTCAGCAGAACGAGATGAGAAAAAGAAAAGCCGTAGTATGAACTTTTTTATGGGAATCGCTGATACAGTTGACAAGTTCAGTGATGAAAATATGATAGACTTTCAGTTTCAagtaatttcaataattaaaaatattcaacaaaGACAGTGTACTCAGTATATACCTACATCAAGAAACCAATGGGATCAAGGCCATCAAGGATATTTAAGTGGTACAGCATCCTCAAATGCGCAATCGTCAACATATGGATATTCTACAGCTGCTAGATCGAGCTATGGAATAAGTCGTCCACAGACGTCTTCTCATGATTTTGGACACGGTTCTGGTTTAGAGCCAATCCACTACCGACCCGAATCACAATTATCTGTACATAGTGTAAATGCGGAAAGTATCTCGGCAGATTCTCAAGTTTCTATTGAAGACGAATTCGATTTTAGTACCGCACTTGAGTAG